GGAGAAAATGCTTCGGTGCTTTACAATGGCGCGGTAGAGCTCTTTGTTTTGCAGGGCTTTGTTTGCAAAGTCGGTGTCCATTAACTTTTCAATATCGTAGAGGTGGCGGCTTAGGCGCTCTACTCGCTTTACATTATCGGCACGTTGGAACTCCTCGTGCAGCAAAAAAATCTTCTCCAAGAATGTGCGCTCTGGGTTTACCACTGGCACGGTAATCGGCTCGTCGGTAAAGTTGCGATCGGTAAAGTTTTCGGCTACTAGTGTGGTAAATGTTCGCGGTGTGAACGGTTCACGCAGCGAGCGGCTACCAACTTCCACCAAGAGTCCTGGCTTTAGGTAAGTGTCGGTTTCCGTAAGTTTTGGGTAGTATATCTCTACAACCAGCGGGTCTTGATCGTGGTTTACTACATCTTGGTGCTTAACGGTTACGCTTAACAAGCCTGCCTCGGCAAACTTGGCTTTTAACTCGGGTGTAAATTTCTGGGTAATAAAATCGTAGGAGAGCCTTCGGAGGTCATTCACCTCCTTTTTTTTAGGCTCTTCGTTGGTGAAACCAAGATATGCCTTGTCCAACGCCAAATCAATATCTTCCGAAAAGCGTTGTATAAGGTTCCATCCCTTGCTTAATGAGGTTCCTCCTTTAAAAACAAGGGCGGGGGCACACTCCATCGAGAAAATAAGGGAAAGTGTATGCACCATCCACCAGTCTTTTTCAATAGCCACAGCGGGTAAGCCAATTCGTCTGCCCGTCTCGGTATATAGGTTTAGCTTAGTGGTGTCGGCAAGCTGTAACCACTCCTGCATATGCACCAAGTTACTCATTGGCGGTGCTGGTTTTAATGGATCCTATTAGCTTACGCATCCATTCGGGAGCCAACTTTAAATCGTGCTGTAGATGGTAGGGCTTTTCACTTTGAAGTAGCGTTCTTATTTTTGCTATCTCCTCCTCGCGCACGTTGTCTTTTCCTATCGTTCTCAATGCTTGAATTACCAGCTTACTTATTTCTCCAATTGCGGAAAGGTTTTTAGCGCTTGCTTTCTTAAACGTAATGGATTGCTTACCTATTTTCAACTTACGCGGAGATGCATCGGTGTAGTAAACTACATTCAATGGCACTTGGGTTGTAAGCCCCAACTTGTAAAGCGAGTAGCTGCCTGTTGGCACAATTCGAGCCCTGTCGCGCTTGGCTATGGCTTTTGCTATTTCATCGATACTTGGCAATACTCTCCCCAAGATTTTGTCCGTTGCGGGGCGGGTGTATATACCTTTCGCAACGCGAACAATTTCTTCGGAATCAACCAGTCGCTCTAAAGCCTTTGTTACCGTGTTTGAGGAGGCAATACTGATAAAGTTGTCAGCAAAAAACAGCGTGCCCCCTTTGGCTTTTTTCATTTTTGCAAGTATCTTGTCTTCTGTCGAATACATTGCTTTATAGCGATTGTTTTGTCACAAATATAGCAATAATATATGACAAAGCACAATTCATAACACTAGAATCTAAACACCCATACGCTGGGGTTATATTTTTCTCTAAAATTTCAAAGAGCGTGACCAGAAGGTAGCGGTTTTTCTGCAAGGCTGTTCCTGTCTAGAAGCCCCTGCTACCAAAAAACGCTGCCCCACTCCTTACCCTAGAGGTGATGCCACCAACAGCCTTAGGCCGCCACGCTTGGCCGGCTTGCCATTTGGGCAACATAGCATGACCGCGTTAGGGAGGCTAGCGGGGTGATAATTTCATTTTTTTAAATCGTTTTTCCGCTTCCTTAATTTCTATAAGGCCCTCCTTTGCAATCTCATTTCCAAGCGAAGCCGAAATTTCTAAATCTTTTACTGATCCATCATAATCACCAAGAACTGTTTTTACACGCATCCGTTCCATATAAAGGTCACTGTTTTTCGGTTGAATATCTATCATTCTGTTTATATACAATAAACATTTCTCAAGGTTCTCTTGCTGAAAAGAATAGTAGCGATAGTATTCGCTATACACTCTGATTGAATCATTACCAATCATCAATGCTTTTTCTAAGCATATAGTTAATGAATCCAAATTCTTCTGATAGTAATAACTTTGTGCCTTTGAAAAAAAGTTTTCTGGGTTTCTAGGCTCAACAAGAATAAGACTATCAAGCAATTTCTCTCCTTTGCTAAATTCAGCATGAGTTATTGCCCAGCGGGCATCGCTACGAATGGCATTTCGTAATGAATCAGTATTTGCGTTCTGACCTGAAAGGTTTACGCTTATAACCATAAACAAAATAAATGTTGTTAGCTTCATAAACAGTGTATTATTTAGGACACGTACATATTCTTTCGTGGATACTATCAATGTTTTGTTGCTTAATGGCATCAAGATTTTTTTTAGCAAAAGTCTGCACTCTAAGCAAATCGTTCCGTTTTCTTTGGACATTGGGATCGTTAGGGTTGTATTTGTTTAATGCTGCTAGTTCAAACGAAACCCTATTCATTAACGAAGCATTTAACTCCTGACTTTGCGCTATGTTGAACAAAGTCTCAATTCCGCCAATATACTTGTCTACAACGGGAATAACCCTAATCGCCTCATAAAGTGCCCTTAGGTAGTCTTGATTCATTAAGGCATCAGAAATATTATTTGCTGTGCTATAAGCAGAATGAAGTTTGTTAAAATGCTTTACTACATTTCCTCCCATTCCACAATCCTCAAAATATTTTGTATATATCGCAATTGTGTTAACAACATCTTCCGGTGAAGCGGGAGCATCATAGTCCAACTTCAGAAAGAAAAGCTTCATCCCTTGACTATCTAAAATGAGGTTGTGCATTATATCGGCTTGGCTCTTTGTCGGTTCAATATATTTTTTTATTTGCAATTTACCATCTTTATCCCAAAATGGAATTCCTACACCTTCATAACGACGATTATGATCACATCGTTCAAAAAAACCTTTGAAATCAAATCGCTCAGCAAAGCAAACACATATTTGTCCGCAAATACAAGGATATTGGCCGCACTTTAAGCATCGAAGTTTACA
The genomic region above belongs to Williamwhitmania taraxaci and contains:
- a CDS encoding DUF6088 family protein, which translates into the protein MYSTEDKILAKMKKAKGGTLFFADNFISIASSNTVTKALERLVDSEEIVRVAKGIYTRPATDKILGRVLPSIDEIAKAIAKRDRARIVPTGSYSLYKLGLTTQVPLNVVYYTDASPRKLKIGKQSITFKKASAKNLSAIGEISKLVIQALRTIGKDNVREEEIAKIRTLLQSEKPYHLQHDLKLAPEWMRKLIGSIKTSTANE
- a CDS encoding nucleotidyl transferase AbiEii/AbiGii toxin family protein; its protein translation is MSNLVHMQEWLQLADTTKLNLYTETGRRIGLPAVAIEKDWWMVHTLSLIFSMECAPALVFKGGTSLSKGWNLIQRFSEDIDLALDKAYLGFTNEEPKKKEVNDLRRLSYDFITQKFTPELKAKFAEAGLLSVTVKHQDVVNHDQDPLVVEIYYPKLTETDTYLKPGLLVEVGSRSLREPFTPRTFTTLVAENFTDRNFTDEPITVPVVNPERTFLEKIFLLHEEFQRADNVKRVERLSRHLYDIEKLMDTDFANKALQNKELYRAIVKHRSIFSKFGGVDYTKHSPEYIRIIPPAELLPQWEADYRQMQENMIYGESLPFAQLIAKLNSLQIRINSLNR
- a CDS encoding tetratricopeptide repeat protein, whose protein sequence is MKLTTFILFMVISVNLSGQNANTDSLRNAIRSDARWAITHAEFSKGEKLLDSLILVEPRNPENFFSKAQSYYYQKNLDSLTICLEKALMIGNDSIRVYSEYYRYYSFQQENLEKCLLYINRMIDIQPKNSDLYMERMRVKTVLGDYDGSVKDLEISASLGNEIAKEGLIEIKEAEKRFKKMKLSPR